The following proteins come from a genomic window of Pocillopora verrucosa isolate sample1 chromosome 6, ASM3666991v2, whole genome shotgun sequence:
- the LOC136281884 gene encoding LOW QUALITY PROTEIN: probable ATP-dependent DNA helicase RecS (The sequence of the model RefSeq protein was modified relative to this genomic sequence to represent the inferred CDS: deleted 2 bases in 1 codon) — MRGENTDKKKYPFHKWCGLVGEIRSLLPQEVPLLALTATATTATRKKIMELFSFKQGIQIIVSPNRKNVKLVVKRNHQTGGELYNFFINTLQDKAYRPTSSLKKSANRMIAMYHSNNIKKIQQHVLSSLKYPHGSVRIIIATSALGRVINYGPPNNIDAYVQAFGRVGRVSLSWSSTSTL; from the exons atGAG GGGTGAAAATACCGATAAAAAGAAATATCCTTTTCATAAGTGGTGTGGCCTTGTTGGAGAAATAAGATCTCTTCTGCCACAAGAAGTTCCACTATTGGCCTTGACTGCAACTGCTACAACAGCCACCAGAAAGAAAATCATGGAGCTCTTTAGTTTCAAACAAGGTATTCAAATCATTGTCAGCCCAAATAGGAAGAATGTGAAATTGGTTGTTAAAAG AAATCATCAGACTGGTGGAGAACTTTATAACTTTTTCATTAACACCCTACAAGATAAAGCCTACCGGCCCACAAGTTCCCtgaaaaaatcagcaaataGGATGATTGCAATGTATCACAGT aacaacattaaaaaaatccaGCAGCATGTCTTATCATCCTTGAAATATCCACATGGCAGTGTTCGAATCATCATTGCAACCAGTGCTCTTGGTCGGGTTATTAATTATGGTCCTCCAAACAATATTGACGCATATGTGCAGGCATTTGGCAGAGTAGGTAGGGTTTCTCTTTCATGGTCGTCAACTTCAACTCTGTGA